Proteins from a genomic interval of Thunnus maccoyii chromosome 1, fThuMac1.1, whole genome shotgun sequence:
- the golm2 gene encoding protein GOLM2 isoform X2 — protein MVGFGANRRGGRLPSFILIFLMVIIAILSFNYWTVSNKHGRLLDELAEVQTQVKRTDAARSRLEKRNSELMVQVDTHRKQIDQKDGDYSVLEGKLQAREALIKKCTDEKMKLQNDVTAQMTEIQRLKEQLKDLKQEFMKQEEQLREVKKNSTTLERKLEYESLQCGRQMAQLKEEYEETKKTLEEEASKLRRSVMDGQKGVATGRHADGGPGVELVGERHTVATRRHDSPDLKEMGKPGSDAGMPGIEDSEVGKIDDVQFALKKPAITQKHDDANDVVVGAGAGPGVGAADGPGGQGLSLDQPRLQQDRVEGRAALVAPPGVIKQADKPIVFEEDNKAGIKADELGEQQKQLRAPDNVKGGGEHLKGIPLPPNPAQVPNPIQPHHAKDQVPAEPVHHRQSRFFDENESPVDPQHGSKLADYNGDDGNVGEYEADKQAELAYNEEEDGDGGEEDVQDDDDRDMQGDRAVDYGKRHQAIDIL, from the exons atggtTGGGTTTGGTGCAAACCGACGGGGAGGCCGCCTCCCGtccttcatcctcatcttcTTGATGGTGATCATCGCCATACTGTCTTTCAACTACTGGACAGTGTCCAACAAGCACGGCCGCTTGCTGGATGAGCTGGCGGAGGTGCAGACGCAGGTGAAGCGCACGGACGCTGCACGGAGCCGGCTGGAGAAGCGGAACTCTGAGCTGATGGTGCAGGTGGACACTCACAGGAAGCAGATAGACCAGAAGGATGGAGACTACAGCGTGCTGGAGGGCAAGCTGCAGGCCCGAGAGGCGCTCATCAAAAAGTGCACAGATGAAAAg ATGAAGCTGCAGAATGATGTCACAGCCCAAATGACAGAAATCCAGAGGCTGAAAG AGCAGTTAAAGGATCTGAAGCAGGAGTTCATGAAACAGGAAGAGCAGCTAAGAGAGGTGAAGAAAAATAGCACTACCTTGGAGAGAAAGCTGGAGTATGAAAG TTTACAGTGTGGACGTCAGATGGCACAATTGAAAGAAGAGTATGAAGAAACAAAGAAGACTCTGGAGGAAGAAGCCTCAAAGCTAAGACGA AGTGTAATGGATGGACAAAAGGGTGTAGCGACAGGAAGACATGCAGACGGAGGTCCTGGTGTGGAATTGGTTGGAGAGCGCCATACAGTGGCCACTCGCCGGCATGACAGTCCAGATTTAAAAG AGATGGGTAAGCCTGGCAGTGATGCTGGCATGCCTGGTATTGAAGACAGTGAGGTGGGAAAAATCGATGATGTGCAATTTG CCTTGAAGAAACCAGCCATCACTCAGAAGCACGATGATGCCAATGATGTGGTTGTGGGCGCTGGTGCTGGACCTGGAGTCGGGGCAGCTGACGGTCCTGGGGGCCAGGGCCTGTCTCTGGACCAGCCCAGGCTCCAGCAGGACAGAGTGGAGGGCCGAGCAGCATTGGTTGCACCTCCGGGCGTCATCAAACAGGCAGACAAACCGATAGTCTTTGAAGAAGACAACAAGGCAGGTATCAAGGCAGATGAGCTGggagaacaacaaaaacaacttcgAG CTCCTGATAATGTCAAGGGTGGTGGTGAACACTTGAAGGGGATTCCTCTGCCACCCAACCCTGCCCAGGTACCCAACCCCATCCAGCCTCACCACGCCAAAGACCAAGTACCAGCAGAGCCAGTGCACCACCGCCAAA GCCGGTTCTTTGATGAGAACGAGTCCCCAGTAGATCCGCAACACGGCTCTAAGCTAGCGGACTACAATGGGGATGATGGGAACGTGGGTGAGTATGAGGCCGACAAGCAGGCCGAGCTGGCCTAcaatgaggaagaggatggtGATGGTGGGGAGGAAGACGTTCAAG atgatGATGATCGAGACATGCAGGGAGATCGGGCTGTGGATTATGGGAAAAGACATCAAGCCATTGACATTCTCTGA
- the golm2 gene encoding protein GOLM2 isoform X1, producing the protein MVGFGANRRGGRLPSFILIFLMVIIAILSFNYWTVSNKHGRLLDELAEVQTQVKRTDAARSRLEKRNSELMVQVDTHRKQIDQKDGDYSVLEGKLQAREALIKKCTDEKMKLQNDVTAQMTEIQRLKEQLKDLKQEFMKQEEQLREVKKNSTTLERKLEYESLQCGRQMAQLKEEYEETKKTLEEEASKLRRSVMDGQKGVATGRHADGGPGVELVGERHTVATRRHDSPDLKEEMGKPGSDAGMPGIEDSEVGKIDDVQFALKKPAITQKHDDANDVVVGAGAGPGVGAADGPGGQGLSLDQPRLQQDRVEGRAALVAPPGVIKQADKPIVFEEDNKAGIKADELGEQQKQLRAPDNVKGGGEHLKGIPLPPNPAQVPNPIQPHHAKDQVPAEPVHHRQSRFFDENESPVDPQHGSKLADYNGDDGNVGEYEADKQAELAYNEEEDGDGGEEDVQDDDDRDMQGDRAVDYGKRHQAIDIL; encoded by the exons atggtTGGGTTTGGTGCAAACCGACGGGGAGGCCGCCTCCCGtccttcatcctcatcttcTTGATGGTGATCATCGCCATACTGTCTTTCAACTACTGGACAGTGTCCAACAAGCACGGCCGCTTGCTGGATGAGCTGGCGGAGGTGCAGACGCAGGTGAAGCGCACGGACGCTGCACGGAGCCGGCTGGAGAAGCGGAACTCTGAGCTGATGGTGCAGGTGGACACTCACAGGAAGCAGATAGACCAGAAGGATGGAGACTACAGCGTGCTGGAGGGCAAGCTGCAGGCCCGAGAGGCGCTCATCAAAAAGTGCACAGATGAAAAg ATGAAGCTGCAGAATGATGTCACAGCCCAAATGACAGAAATCCAGAGGCTGAAAG AGCAGTTAAAGGATCTGAAGCAGGAGTTCATGAAACAGGAAGAGCAGCTAAGAGAGGTGAAGAAAAATAGCACTACCTTGGAGAGAAAGCTGGAGTATGAAAG TTTACAGTGTGGACGTCAGATGGCACAATTGAAAGAAGAGTATGAAGAAACAAAGAAGACTCTGGAGGAAGAAGCCTCAAAGCTAAGACGA AGTGTAATGGATGGACAAAAGGGTGTAGCGACAGGAAGACATGCAGACGGAGGTCCTGGTGTGGAATTGGTTGGAGAGCGCCATACAGTGGCCACTCGCCGGCATGACAGTCCAGATTTAAAAG AAGAGATGGGTAAGCCTGGCAGTGATGCTGGCATGCCTGGTATTGAAGACAGTGAGGTGGGAAAAATCGATGATGTGCAATTTG CCTTGAAGAAACCAGCCATCACTCAGAAGCACGATGATGCCAATGATGTGGTTGTGGGCGCTGGTGCTGGACCTGGAGTCGGGGCAGCTGACGGTCCTGGGGGCCAGGGCCTGTCTCTGGACCAGCCCAGGCTCCAGCAGGACAGAGTGGAGGGCCGAGCAGCATTGGTTGCACCTCCGGGCGTCATCAAACAGGCAGACAAACCGATAGTCTTTGAAGAAGACAACAAGGCAGGTATCAAGGCAGATGAGCTGggagaacaacaaaaacaacttcgAG CTCCTGATAATGTCAAGGGTGGTGGTGAACACTTGAAGGGGATTCCTCTGCCACCCAACCCTGCCCAGGTACCCAACCCCATCCAGCCTCACCACGCCAAAGACCAAGTACCAGCAGAGCCAGTGCACCACCGCCAAA GCCGGTTCTTTGATGAGAACGAGTCCCCAGTAGATCCGCAACACGGCTCTAAGCTAGCGGACTACAATGGGGATGATGGGAACGTGGGTGAGTATGAGGCCGACAAGCAGGCCGAGCTGGCCTAcaatgaggaagaggatggtGATGGTGGGGAGGAAGACGTTCAAG atgatGATGATCGAGACATGCAGGGAGATCGGGCTGTGGATTATGGGAAAAGACATCAAGCCATTGACATTCTCTGA
- the golm2 gene encoding protein GOLM2 isoform X4, giving the protein MVGFGANRRGGRLPSFILIFLMVIIAILSFNYWTVSNKHGRLLDELAEVQTQVKRTDAARSRLEKRNSELMVQVDTHRKQIDQKDGDYSVLEGKLQAREALIKKCTDEKMKLQNDVTAQMTEIQRLKEQLKDLKQEFMKQEEQLREVKKNSTTLERKLEYESLQCGRQMAQLKEEYEETKKTLEEEASKLRRSVMDGQKGVATGRHADGGPGVELVGERHTVATRRHDSPDLKEMGKPGSDAGMPGIEDSEVGKIDDVQFALKKPAITQKHDDANDVVVGAGAGPGVGAADGPGGQGLSLDQPRLQQDRVEGRAALVAPPGVIKQADKPIVFEEDNKAGIKADELGEQQKQLRAPDNVKGGGEHLKGIPLPPNPAQVPNPIQPHHAKDQVPAEPVHHRQNDDDRDMQGDRAVDYGKRHQAIDIL; this is encoded by the exons atggtTGGGTTTGGTGCAAACCGACGGGGAGGCCGCCTCCCGtccttcatcctcatcttcTTGATGGTGATCATCGCCATACTGTCTTTCAACTACTGGACAGTGTCCAACAAGCACGGCCGCTTGCTGGATGAGCTGGCGGAGGTGCAGACGCAGGTGAAGCGCACGGACGCTGCACGGAGCCGGCTGGAGAAGCGGAACTCTGAGCTGATGGTGCAGGTGGACACTCACAGGAAGCAGATAGACCAGAAGGATGGAGACTACAGCGTGCTGGAGGGCAAGCTGCAGGCCCGAGAGGCGCTCATCAAAAAGTGCACAGATGAAAAg ATGAAGCTGCAGAATGATGTCACAGCCCAAATGACAGAAATCCAGAGGCTGAAAG AGCAGTTAAAGGATCTGAAGCAGGAGTTCATGAAACAGGAAGAGCAGCTAAGAGAGGTGAAGAAAAATAGCACTACCTTGGAGAGAAAGCTGGAGTATGAAAG TTTACAGTGTGGACGTCAGATGGCACAATTGAAAGAAGAGTATGAAGAAACAAAGAAGACTCTGGAGGAAGAAGCCTCAAAGCTAAGACGA AGTGTAATGGATGGACAAAAGGGTGTAGCGACAGGAAGACATGCAGACGGAGGTCCTGGTGTGGAATTGGTTGGAGAGCGCCATACAGTGGCCACTCGCCGGCATGACAGTCCAGATTTAAAAG AGATGGGTAAGCCTGGCAGTGATGCTGGCATGCCTGGTATTGAAGACAGTGAGGTGGGAAAAATCGATGATGTGCAATTTG CCTTGAAGAAACCAGCCATCACTCAGAAGCACGATGATGCCAATGATGTGGTTGTGGGCGCTGGTGCTGGACCTGGAGTCGGGGCAGCTGACGGTCCTGGGGGCCAGGGCCTGTCTCTGGACCAGCCCAGGCTCCAGCAGGACAGAGTGGAGGGCCGAGCAGCATTGGTTGCACCTCCGGGCGTCATCAAACAGGCAGACAAACCGATAGTCTTTGAAGAAGACAACAAGGCAGGTATCAAGGCAGATGAGCTGggagaacaacaaaaacaacttcgAG CTCCTGATAATGTCAAGGGTGGTGGTGAACACTTGAAGGGGATTCCTCTGCCACCCAACCCTGCCCAGGTACCCAACCCCATCCAGCCTCACCACGCCAAAGACCAAGTACCAGCAGAGCCAGTGCACCACCGCCAAA atgatGATGATCGAGACATGCAGGGAGATCGGGCTGTGGATTATGGGAAAAGACATCAAGCCATTGACATTCTCTGA
- the golm2 gene encoding protein GOLM2 isoform X3, whose amino-acid sequence MVGFGANRRGGRLPSFILIFLMVIIAILSFNYWTVSNKHGRLLDELAEVQTQVKRTDAARSRLEKRNSELMVQVDTHRKQIDQKDGDYSVLEGKLQAREALIKKCTDEKMKLQNDVTAQMTEIQRLKEQLKDLKQEFMKQEEQLREVKKNSTTLERKLEYESLQCGRQMAQLKEEYEETKKTLEEEASKLRRSVMDGQKGVATGRHADGGPGVELVGERHTVATRRHDSPDLKEEMGKPGSDAGMPGIEDSEVGKIDDVQFALKKPAITQKHDDANDVVVGAGAGPGVGAADGPGGQGLSLDQPRLQQDRVEGRAALVAPPGVIKQADKPIVFEEDNKAGIKADELGEQQKQLRAPDNVKGGGEHLKGIPLPPNPAQVPNPIQPHHAKDQVPAEPVHHRQNDDDRDMQGDRAVDYGKRHQAIDIL is encoded by the exons atggtTGGGTTTGGTGCAAACCGACGGGGAGGCCGCCTCCCGtccttcatcctcatcttcTTGATGGTGATCATCGCCATACTGTCTTTCAACTACTGGACAGTGTCCAACAAGCACGGCCGCTTGCTGGATGAGCTGGCGGAGGTGCAGACGCAGGTGAAGCGCACGGACGCTGCACGGAGCCGGCTGGAGAAGCGGAACTCTGAGCTGATGGTGCAGGTGGACACTCACAGGAAGCAGATAGACCAGAAGGATGGAGACTACAGCGTGCTGGAGGGCAAGCTGCAGGCCCGAGAGGCGCTCATCAAAAAGTGCACAGATGAAAAg ATGAAGCTGCAGAATGATGTCACAGCCCAAATGACAGAAATCCAGAGGCTGAAAG AGCAGTTAAAGGATCTGAAGCAGGAGTTCATGAAACAGGAAGAGCAGCTAAGAGAGGTGAAGAAAAATAGCACTACCTTGGAGAGAAAGCTGGAGTATGAAAG TTTACAGTGTGGACGTCAGATGGCACAATTGAAAGAAGAGTATGAAGAAACAAAGAAGACTCTGGAGGAAGAAGCCTCAAAGCTAAGACGA AGTGTAATGGATGGACAAAAGGGTGTAGCGACAGGAAGACATGCAGACGGAGGTCCTGGTGTGGAATTGGTTGGAGAGCGCCATACAGTGGCCACTCGCCGGCATGACAGTCCAGATTTAAAAG AAGAGATGGGTAAGCCTGGCAGTGATGCTGGCATGCCTGGTATTGAAGACAGTGAGGTGGGAAAAATCGATGATGTGCAATTTG CCTTGAAGAAACCAGCCATCACTCAGAAGCACGATGATGCCAATGATGTGGTTGTGGGCGCTGGTGCTGGACCTGGAGTCGGGGCAGCTGACGGTCCTGGGGGCCAGGGCCTGTCTCTGGACCAGCCCAGGCTCCAGCAGGACAGAGTGGAGGGCCGAGCAGCATTGGTTGCACCTCCGGGCGTCATCAAACAGGCAGACAAACCGATAGTCTTTGAAGAAGACAACAAGGCAGGTATCAAGGCAGATGAGCTGggagaacaacaaaaacaacttcgAG CTCCTGATAATGTCAAGGGTGGTGGTGAACACTTGAAGGGGATTCCTCTGCCACCCAACCCTGCCCAGGTACCCAACCCCATCCAGCCTCACCACGCCAAAGACCAAGTACCAGCAGAGCCAGTGCACCACCGCCAAA atgatGATGATCGAGACATGCAGGGAGATCGGGCTGTGGATTATGGGAAAAGACATCAAGCCATTGACATTCTCTGA